DNA from Stegostoma tigrinum isolate sSteTig4 chromosome 8, sSteTig4.hap1, whole genome shotgun sequence:
GGTAATAGTGCGATATGCTATACCTGACTGGCTCAGGTCTGGGTTGTCTGATTCTGCCATCAAAGATGTTGAGTCATTGCACTATCATTGGTTAAAAAACTAATTGACACCACACCCCAGCAAACAGTGGGCCTATCTATGAAAGGAGCAGCAATATTTGCTTGTCTGTAACTCTCCGAGTATAAACTAGACCTCAATATCTGAAAATAACATCTTCTCTCAAGCTAACACATTACAGTCAGCGTCATGCCATGGTTCAATTTATTCGATTCAGGGACCTGCCTTCAGCTGGGTGGGCAGATCTGCCAAAGACACAATTTGTGAGGTGCTAGCCATCTTAATGACCCAGTCAAGTTGCAGCCCATGAGCCTGTTACTCATTGACTGTTTCATCTAGTTCTTAATGTAACGGATCTCCAAGGAGTCCCTGAATCTGTGTCAATCAGCGTATGTTGGTCCAGGCTGAACACTTCCTGTCCTATAACCAATTCCCATTTTTGCCAAAGATCCATGGAACATTTTGGGTTTGTGCTGAGTTATCCACCTTAGCATAGTGTGCTTTCACACTGAATCCCAAAAGCAGACTGTTCAGACTGCACTGTAGCTTCACGTTGCATTCTGTGCAAGAGCCTGTTGATATCATCCATATATTGTACCCTCAGTTGAGGGTAACATTGAGGGGGGAGCTGTGTGCAGCGCATAATTGGAAATTGGAGCCAACACAAGGGGAAAGGTTAGCGTGTGTATGAGGTCACCAGAGGGCAAGGTTACACAAGAGTTAGAAAAGCTGAGGATGCTGAAGAGGGTGGCAATCAGTTGGAATACAGGAAAATGGACACTGAAATGCTTGATGCATTGACAAGGCTGCCAGAGATCCTATGGTTACTGCCAAGGAACAAGGAAGAGTCAGACACCAGCTTGGCATGGAACTCCATGCGGAGCATTGGATGCGTCCCTTCCAAGATGAAAGCGGTGACCAAATCCATGAGAACATTTTCAACACATGAGGCTgtcagctcccactgcagcataTGGAGAAGGCACTCAGTGCCCCAGAGGAGGTTCAGACCCTGGCTTCTTCCTCCTGATCCCTGATCTTCCCCCTCAGCTACTTGTCACTTGGTGGAAAGTGTTTTACCTTCACGATGGCAAAATATTGCGACAGGAGCATGAAATATGAGACCATAAAATGccagtgcaggagtaggccatttggcccatcaaggtcTGCTTcacttttcaatgagatcatggcagatctgataatcctcaactccaccttcctgccttatctctgtaacccttgattgactgactgactaaaaatctgtcaTTCTCCACATTGAATTTACTTAAAACCACAGTGTCGAAGGCCCTCtctggtgaagaattccacagattcactcccctctaagagaagaaattactcctaATCTCTGTTCTCACTGGGTGACCCCTTAGTCTATGCCtccagttctagaatctccaataAAAGTAGACAACCTGCCTGTagctactctgtcaagcccctcagAATCGTTTATGTTCTAATATGAtcacatttcattcttctaaactccagtgagcacaTGCAaacctgctcaatctctcttcataaaatacCCTTCCATACCTGGGattagcctagtgaaccttctctgggccaACTCCagtgccaatatatctttccttcaaGAAAGGGACcagcactgttcacaatattttagctgtggtctgactagcacCTTGTCTAGCTTCCGCAAGACTTTTCTAGTCTtttacctttgaaataaaggtcgaCAGTACCTTCCCTATTACGGACTGAATGTGTATGCTGGCTTTTTGGGTGGAATGCATAAGGAATCGCAAGTCCCTCTCTGCTGCAGGTTTTTGCAGTTTTTATCTTGGAATCCGTCCAGTGTAGAAGCTGGCCAGtcaacccactgagtccacaacgacgcactgaagagcatcccacccagacccaccctccccaATCCtctccctataatcctgcatttcccttggataattcacctaacctgaacacctttggactgtgggaggaaaccagggcacccgaaggaaacccccacagacacagcaaaagcatgcaaactccacatagtcacccaagggtagaactGAGCATTGGTCCctggtgctaaccactaagccagcGTGCCATCCGATCATCGCTTAtttatccatttaaataacattcagctcctctattcttcctgaaaAAGCCCAGAACCTCACAttctcccacattatattccatctggcaACTTTTCGCCTGCTCAATTAACCTggctatatccctctgcagactatGTGTAACTCTTCCCAACTATactggagtcatctgcaaacttggtgataatacattcaattccctcatccaagtcactaatgTGTACTGTAAACAATTATGGCACTCCACCAGTtataggttgccatcctgaaaataactCCCTTATCCTAAATTTCTGTCCGCTACTTGCTAGCCAATCCACCAGCCATGCTAATATACTTTCCTCAAAATATCATGGGCTCTAATCTTCTTAAGTAGTGAAGGATTGAGCAACAATCCGTATATTCTGAAATGctggaccaaaatcctggactttGCAAAACTGGACCTAAGAATCCAAATTTTAACCCAGGCATTATGGAACCTTGACAGATACCAAGCAATTCAACATAAATTAAAATTTATTAGCAGAAATACTGGACATTCCACTTAATCAAAATACGTTTTCACCTACTCTCGACTTTCGGGAAGGCAATTCACCACAAAGGGTATGACAGAGGTGATgacggagaaagagagtgagtgagagagagaaagagcctTCCCCAGCAGTTATCTCTGGAAGAGGAATCCCAGACACCTGCTCTCCCCGAGAACAATCTGCACAGCTATCTCCCTGAAACCTACCGACACAGGGCTGTTCTGTACCTGGGGAACCAACAGCAACTGACCACGACCGGCAGATCTGACAACCGACGACCTCTGAAAACCACCGACATGGCCgacaaggcctcagacacatcctgaggtgaaaactggCTCAAAAAAAACCACCACAAAAAGTAAGAAAGCCCAAGTTCTCAAAGCAGACTGAAGACCTACACTGACCAAAGTCTTCAGCAAATCACTGGCTACGGCAAGTGGGTACagccagctgtatttcaaaattgtgtttatCCCAATTGGTTAGCCTATTTCCTCGAGACCCTAAGtatccaacctagctagcaggaGGGCACGGTGGGTTGGTGGCATTGCAGGGCCTGTGTTTGAAACAACTGTTTAGTTTCTAATCACAATTAGCCTGAGTTAAGTTAATAACTGATagtgtcagtttcactgttttgaatttgcctttttatcTCTTGTATTTTTTTCACCTTTGTGTTATTTCCCTTTTTATTACTTTTGCCTTTTTATTTCCAGTGATATACTCACCTTTGCATTTATTAAATACAGagattctttgccctgaaacacccgTCCACTGCCTTCTTTGCTTCACATTCCTAAAATTAaagtccagtgtcagaaccaaGAAGCTGGGGATGATTCAAACCACATAAAAATCAGCAGATTACTGAGCACAAACCAGAATCCTTACAGCAGCCTATAGATGCGGCACCTTATCAAACATACTTTTTGGAAAGGAAATATGTTGCACTTACTGGCTTCCCTTTATCTACCCTGCTTGGTACTGCCTGAAAGAATTGTCATAAATTTTACCAGGTTCAGTTTTGTACTCcttaaagccatgctgactctgcttagTTATATTATCAGTTTCTAATTGGCCTATTATTCCATTCTTGAGAATAGACTCTaccattttcccaatgacaaatgtTAAGCTGACTGGTGTACACTTACCTGTGTTTTTATCAACTATCCTTTTTTGAACCAATGTGTTAACATTTgtagttttccaatcctccaggactttttctgaaaaataaaactgatCCTCTTTGGTTTCTAATCTTTTTGAAAGACTATTATCTGCGCACCCACCATCTCTGTAGtaacttgctttaaaaaaaaatggaaacatgCACCGGTGACTACCGTGTGACTCTTGACAGCACTGCAGGAAGCAGAATCCTTGCTTCAGCATCCCAATGGTTTCTTCAATGATGTATCACATGGACATCCGTCTCTCGTTGTATGCACATTTCCCATATGTCCTTGAGTAGGGAACCAAGTGGTCAGTGGAAAGTTCTATCTCCCAGTAGCCAGTCTCTGTTTTGGCATGTTGACTCAAGTATTGAATTGTGTGCAGAATGAAAGCATCATGACTGCTTCAGGGATACCAGATacttaccctcagtaacagctgATCAGAGCTCATTCAGAGGGCGAAACTCTTTGTGGCATATAACTGCATAACTTGTGGCGGCCGTAAAGAGACTTATGTGCAGTCAATAGCCCACTTTTTTACGAAAAAAAACACCTATTGGCCCAATTCTCTTTCTGAGAAGAGAGGGTATGATATATTCCTCTCTCCTGTCATGAGGAGCATCAATCACCTTCTTTATACAACAATGGCTGGTGAACTGCAAAGTGTTAGATATGTTAGAGCCTCTATCCTGGAACGTTTCTGAGAAGCCCATGGTAACGATCACCATAAAATTATGTGTAATGCATTCCTTGCATTGTGGCTATAGATCTGGCAAACGTTTACTGAGCATTCCTTGTGCATCATGCGCAGCTCCTCATTGAAACTGAGACAAAAGAATGGGATTCCCTAAAGAAACTGTACAAATAGGACATCCTACTGAGAGAACAtcacctcctccacttcctccatcTTCAAGAAACTTGTCCTACACTGGGTCGCCTCAACTGAGTCTCCCTCTCATGCTGCAGGCCGAGGGGACTGGAAACTCCCCATGACAATAAGTGAGAAGAACCAGTGTAGTATGAGCCAAGGCCTTTACCACATATCACACCCATGCCCTGTAAATTCCACTAATATCTGATCTGAGTACACACTATCAAACACTTCCTCTGAATCAGCAGGAGCCCACAAAAATCGAACCTGAAAGTAGGTGGTGAACAATTTGACTAAAGTGGGTGGGGAGAATGAAAGGGTTTGGAGTCTTAGCACTTTACTACGTGTCCACCAGACAGTTTAGGAAAGAGCAGTGGTCCAAGCAGCCAGGTCTAAAATGGCCCCATTGAAGTCAAATGACGTGCTAACCATTGTGAAGCTCTGCTACACTGCATTGATACACACTCCTAACACctacactcacaccctcaatgaGCTCTCAGCAGCATTTCTCGCACGAAAGAAATAGATGCTATAGAATTAAAATTTCTAATGTCTGATCGATTAATGGATGAGATCAAATAATCTACTCATTAGGTTCACCTTTTATTTTCACAGGTTGCTTGTATCCACAAATTAGAAATCACCAAGTAATAGCCTTTGGAAACTTCATTTAATCCATATAAAGTGATGAGATAAAAGCCCAAATacattataaaaactgaaagaactgcggatgctgtaaatcaggaacaaaaacagaagttactggaaaagctcagcaggtctagctgcatttgtgaagaaaaaaatcagagttaacgtttcaggtctggtgaccctttctcagaacattaGACAGGCAAATCCAGCCATTGCCAAATTCGGTGTAAGCACACTCTGGATATGACTAAATCTTTAGCAAATTCTAATCAGTTTATTATACATTAATACCATGATAAAACTGTGAATCTTCTTTGACAGAATTATTCTCACTCTTTATCCCATACATTTCAATATATATTCAGACAGTTCCACTACAGGCTTGGTTATGGCATGACATTAAATTATTCTTTCCCAGGTACTTCTCTAATGTAGAGAATAAATTACAAGCCTACTTGGATGCCTAGGTCCGAGAGCCAGACTAAAAGAAAACATGcatttcaaaatgcaaattaaagcTTATGTAATCCAAAATATGTGTTAAACTGATCAAAGCTTACAAATTTGGGATCTGAGACATTGACATATATGTGATCATTTTGTTTCAAGTTAAAAATTCCTGATTGAAAGCTACTTCTTGTCCATTGTGCACGATTGTCAGGACAACTGTTGCCATTGCTGTTTACCATGAGATGAATATCTTTAGGATAGAGCTTTGTTCGTTTAAACACAGTATGTTCCAGAGAAATGTCCGATTTGCACTCCTGCCCACGGAAGAACACTTTGGAGTAAATTAAGTAGTTTCCAGCTTCATTGATGACCAATGCTCCTGCATCGTAGCTTACTCCTTTGGTCAAGGCAAGACCCTTCTCAGCATCCCACACAAGTGTATTGGAATTCCTAATGACGTTCATTCCTGTAAAACAATCGTTGCAAAGAAGTTATTACAAATGAATACATCACCCGTGGATTGTTGAACAAAAATTTAACATATGCTACATAATTGTCCTTACGCACATTTGTGAAAAAGAATCCCAACGCAGGCTTATTGCGTCAGAATGTTTGTCATCTTCCTTCAGCATTGAAATTTTCtgttttgtgcattttttttgtcaatttgaGCATGACCTCCCGATAGCTTTAACTTAACAATGCTCCAGGCGCTCAACGCAGAAGACAAGTTCATTCTTTTGAAGTGTTGTACCTGTGATTGTGAAGGCCAACGTGGCAGCCATTTTGTACCCTAAAAGTTCCACAAGCAATTGTTTCTTCTTGGTGTCATTGACCAATGGAGGGATACTGGCCCGACACTGGAAGAATACTCCGGACAACTAGGTCTCACAGCCACGCCAGGTGGAATCTCATGCCCTCCAACCTGGCAGATTTGGTGGACACCAACATCTTCCCAACGTTGTTCCAATTAAGTCTGTGGTGGGAAAGGTCCATGGGCAGCTGATATTGATCCCGCAGCGGGCAGGGGTTCGATCATGTTTCCAGCACGATAGGCAAATGTGTGCGTGCTTGATTATGGGTTTCTTGAGTTTGCTGGGAATCCCTCCTTGAAAGGCAAGTACCAGACTCCCGTTCTCGACTACCAGAGGTGTTGTTGATCTTGGGAGTAGACCCACCACTAGCCTGTTCAGTACCCGAATGGCACAGGGGCCAAAGAGCAGGAGGCACTGGGATACCACTAATTGTCCAGTCAGCTACCAAGACCAGCATTGGTCCCTCCAAAATTTTCTCCTCCCCTGATTTAGGATCAGTCTCCGGGCCATAAAGTTCCATAAATTGATACGTTCATGGTCAGAGAGTGTGTCTGCTATCGAATTTAGCATGGGAGGTCTGAAGCCATTCTGATCAGAAGAAACTGCAGCATGCACTTGCAGGCGAGGCACAGGGATCTTCCATCTTGAAGTAACCTCCCCTAATTTTTGTTTCACAGAAAACGCACTCTACAAGTGTGGCCAGGTAGTTGATGAATAGGCCATTTACACACTTTAATTGACTATTCGCTGCTTGCCAGGTAGCTCCTCCGGCACCAATTCCACGTCCAGGGAGATGGTTTGGGAACAAGGTGGCAACTGGGAAACCAACATGCCAACTGGCATTGCAAATTTCTGGGCTCTCCTGAACCAGCAATCGCACTTTCTTGTGGGTGAAAATCCTGCCTATTGTTTTAccgctgtgcttttttttttaaacacgtGTTCTTTCATTTGGGCATCCTGTTTTTATTTACCGTCAATCTTTTTTTTATTGCCCAAATGGCTCATGGCATTTCCCGTTTCTCCCCCACACCCACCTGCACCAACCCTGCCTCGCACCCTCACGATAATCACTAACCTGTAACATGTGCAACAATCTCTGTTGATTGACTGGTCTCTGCTGATCCTGGTGGAGAAATGTAAGAATCAAACATCAGTA
Protein-coding regions in this window:
- the LOC125456679 gene encoding tumor necrosis factor ligand superfamily member 6-like, producing MEPDFRYPQVYTVGSNLSPDYCSTVSALPVMVPTMKKRTTEWQKACTVVILILALLILAGMAFGSFYLFQLHQKLNKLKQDQDSEGQPEKIIGSAETSQSTEIVAHVTGMNVIRNSNTLVWDAEKGLALTKGVSYDAGALVINEAGNYLIYSKVFFRGQECKSDISLEHTVFKRTKLYPKDIHLMVNSNGNSCPDNRAQWTRSSFQSGIFNLKQNDHIYVNVSDPKFVSFDQFNTYFGLHKL